A genome region from bacterium HR11 includes the following:
- the alaS gene encoding Alanine--tRNA ligase: MNSRDIRETFLQFFEARGHQRVPSSPLVPARDPTLLFTNAGMNQFKDVFLGVERRPYRRATTVQKCMRAGGKHNDLDNVGFTPRHHTFFEMLGNFSFGDYFKREAIPWAWELVTDVFRLPTDRLWVTIYETDDEAFDIWHRDVGVPADRIVRLGKADNFWAMGETGPCGPCSEIHYDLGPELGCGRPTCAPGCDCGRFLEFWNLVFMQYNCNERGELEPLPNPSIDTGMGLERMASILQGTFDNFHTDLFRPILEVIADEFHVSYPTGDRAKDIALRVMADHARAIAFVLSEGVLPSNEGRGYVMRKIIRRALRFGQVFDRHEPYMYKFALFVVDLMKDVYPELELGKDIVRNACYAEEERFFRVIETGLERLREVLDRHRADGVLPGAEVFRLYDTYGLPVDLAEEVAREAGLRVDLEGFERELREQQERARRAWKGEEALEDIAVYRELSQRYETRFHGYRHLRWEDARVLALLNEQKRSVRELREGERGEVILDETVFYGESGGQVGDVGVIHTPHAQVQVVDTKIYFHRLIVHHVVVREGVLRVGDSVSMEVPYNRRWSTMRHHTGTHLIHWALRERLGYHVKQAGSLVAPDRLRFDFTHFSALSLSDIEELERMVNLKVWDDYEVEEKFMPLEEALRRGALAFFGEKYPDVVRVIQIGDFSKELCGGTHVYHTGWIGPFVIVRESSIGAGLRRIEALAGEPAVRYLQTQRALVQKALQVVKSAEHELIDRLQELLERNRNLQKELERLRRKQLEGETVATLFHADETVHGVHVMVRGYTDVPVEDLRALADRARTRDHTVVVLGSRVQDRAFLVVGVHKGLTDRLPAHELIRSLAPLIGGGGGGRPDFAQAGGTRPDRLEAALREALAFVRQRIEAPAISRDHA; encoded by the coding sequence ATGAACAGCCGAGACATTCGGGAAACGTTTTTACAATTCTTTGAGGCCCGGGGCCACCAGCGGGTCCCCAGCTCGCCCCTCGTCCCGGCCCGGGACCCGACGCTCCTCTTCACGAACGCCGGCATGAATCAGTTCAAGGACGTGTTCCTGGGCGTCGAACGGCGGCCCTACCGGCGGGCGACGACGGTCCAGAAGTGCATGCGGGCCGGGGGCAAGCACAACGACCTGGACAACGTCGGCTTCACGCCCCGCCATCACACGTTCTTCGAGATGCTCGGCAACTTCTCTTTCGGCGACTACTTCAAGCGGGAGGCCATCCCCTGGGCCTGGGAACTCGTGACCGACGTCTTCCGCCTCCCGACAGACCGCCTGTGGGTGACGATCTACGAGACCGACGACGAGGCCTTTGACATCTGGCACCGGGACGTCGGCGTCCCGGCCGACCGCATCGTCCGCCTCGGCAAAGCCGACAACTTCTGGGCGATGGGCGAGACGGGGCCCTGCGGTCCCTGTTCGGAGATTCACTACGACCTGGGCCCCGAGTTGGGCTGTGGCCGGCCGACTTGTGCCCCCGGCTGTGACTGCGGCCGTTTCCTGGAATTCTGGAACCTCGTGTTCATGCAGTACAACTGCAACGAGCGGGGCGAGCTGGAGCCCCTGCCGAATCCGTCCATCGACACGGGCATGGGCCTCGAGCGGATGGCCAGCATCCTCCAAGGTACGTTCGACAACTTCCATACGGACCTCTTCCGACCCATCCTTGAGGTCATCGCCGACGAGTTCCACGTGAGCTACCCGACGGGGGACCGGGCGAAAGACATCGCCCTGCGCGTCATGGCCGACCACGCTCGGGCCATCGCCTTCGTGCTGTCCGAGGGCGTCCTCCCGTCCAACGAGGGCCGGGGTTACGTCATGCGGAAGATCATCCGGCGGGCCCTCCGCTTTGGCCAGGTCTTCGACCGACACGAGCCTTACATGTACAAGTTTGCCCTGTTCGTCGTCGACCTCATGAAGGACGTGTACCCCGAGCTGGAGCTGGGGAAGGACATCGTCCGGAATGCTTGCTACGCCGAGGAGGAGCGCTTCTTCCGGGTCATCGAGACGGGCCTCGAGCGCCTCCGGGAGGTCCTGGACCGCCATCGGGCCGACGGCGTCCTGCCGGGCGCCGAAGTCTTCCGGCTGTACGACACCTACGGCCTCCCCGTGGACCTGGCCGAGGAGGTCGCCCGGGAGGCGGGCTTACGGGTCGACCTGGAGGGCTTCGAGCGGGAGCTCCGGGAACAGCAGGAGCGGGCCCGGCGGGCCTGGAAGGGCGAGGAGGCCCTCGAGGACATCGCCGTCTACCGGGAATTGTCCCAGCGGTACGAGACCCGCTTTCACGGTTACAGGCACCTCCGCTGGGAGGACGCCCGGGTCCTGGCCCTCCTGAACGAGCAGAAGCGGTCGGTCCGGGAACTTCGGGAGGGCGAGCGGGGCGAGGTCATCTTGGACGAGACGGTCTTTTACGGGGAATCCGGCGGTCAGGTCGGCGACGTCGGTGTCATCCACACGCCCCATGCGCAGGTCCAGGTCGTCGATACGAAGATTTACTTCCACCGCCTGATCGTCCACCACGTCGTCGTCCGGGAAGGTGTCCTGCGGGTCGGCGACAGCGTCTCGATGGAAGTCCCTTACAATCGGCGGTGGTCGACGATGCGGCACCACACGGGGACCCACCTCATTCACTGGGCCCTCCGGGAGCGCCTGGGCTACCACGTCAAGCAGGCCGGGTCCTTGGTCGCCCCGGACCGCCTCCGGTTTGACTTCACGCACTTTTCGGCCCTGAGCCTCTCGGACATCGAGGAGCTCGAGCGGATGGTCAACCTGAAGGTCTGGGACGACTACGAGGTCGAGGAAAAGTTCATGCCCCTCGAGGAAGCTCTCCGCCGGGGGGCCTTGGCCTTCTTTGGGGAGAAGTACCCCGACGTCGTGCGGGTCATCCAGATCGGGGACTTCAGTAAAGAGCTTTGCGGCGGGACCCACGTGTATCATACGGGTTGGATCGGCCCCTTCGTGATCGTGCGGGAGTCCAGCATCGGGGCCGGCCTGCGCCGGATCGAGGCCCTCGCCGGGGAACCGGCCGTCCGGTATCTCCAGACCCAACGGGCACTCGTCCAGAAGGCCCTTCAGGTCGTCAAGAGCGCCGAGCACGAGCTCATCGACCGGCTCCAGGAACTCCTCGAGCGGAACCGGAACCTCCAGAAGGAGCTGGAGCGTCTCCGCCGGAAGCAGTTAGAAGGCGAGACGGTCGCCACGCTGTTTCATGCCGACGAGACCGTCCACGGCGTCCACGTGATGGTCCGGGGCTATACGGACGTCCCCGTCGAGGACCTCCGGGCCCTGGCCGACCGGGCAAGGACGCGAGACCATACGGTCGTCGTCTTGGGCTCCCGAGTCCAGGACCGGGCCTTCCTCGTCGTCGGCGTCCACAAGGGGCTGACGGACCGCCTGCCGGCCCACGAGTTGATTCGGTCCCTGGCCCCCCTCATCGGGGGCGGGGGCGGGGGGCGCCCCGACTTTGCCCAGGCGGGGGGCACCCGGCCGGACCGTCTGGAGGCGGCCCTCCGAGAGGCCCTGGCTTTCGTGCGGCAGAGAATCGAGGCGCCGGCCATATCCCGGGATCATGCCTGA